ttaatgattttatgaacattggcttttgttttctttatatgcGCAGGCTTAAGATCTTTGCTCCAATAGCAGTGCTTGCTTGGGCAGTTCTTGTGCCAGTCAACTGGACAAATAACACATTGGAGATGGCTAAGCATCTAAGGAATGTAACTTCCAGCGACATTGACAAACTATCTGTTTCAAATATTCCAGAGTATTCAGTGAGGTGCGTTAGACCTTACCATCTTTTAGTCTTTTATGTTTCCATCAGTCACAAATGTTGTAGTCAGGTAAAGTTTTGAGCTACAATGACTTGacttttttcatgttttgaCAGGTTTTGGACCCATATAGTAATGGCTTATGCCTTTACCATCTGGACTTGTTATGTTTTGATGAAAGAATATGAGACAATTGCTAACATGAGGCTCCAGTTTGTTGCATCAGAAGCTCGTCGACCTGACCAGTTCACTGTAAGACTCCTTTCTTTACCTTGGTTTGAACTTTAAATACTGAACAGAGTGTAAAGTTGTGGCCAACGATCTAATATGTTGGGATTTGTGATAGGTTCTTGTTAGAAATGTACCGCCGGACGCAGATGAGTCTGTAAGTGAACTGGTGGAGCATTTTTTCCTGGTCAATCATCCTGATAACTACCTGACACATCAGGCAAGTTCCTTAGAAGCTTTAAATTTGAAaccttttgagttttctttgaATTATGATCTTCTTgagaaaacataacaaatgtTGTGAGACTATGCTAAGCTTCCTGAGTTCTGACTTTCATTAATTACGTCTAACTACAATATGTAGGTTGTATGCAATGCAAATAAGCTTGCTGATttggtgaaagagaagaaaaagctgCAGAATTGGCTTGATTACTACCAGCTCAAATACGCTAGGAATAACACTCAGAGAATTGTGGTGAAGGTACCTTCATTTAAATTCtcaatctttatttatttattatgacTGTCTTGTTATGTTCTATTAAGTTGACATTTTTTATGCTTTCCTCCACAAACCAGCTTGGCTTTCATGGGCTATGGGGAAAAAAGGTTGATGCAATTGAACATTACATTGCTGAAATTGACAAAATATCAAAAGAGATTGGTAAAGAAAGGGAGGAAGTGGTGAATGATCCCAAGTCCATTATGCCAGCAGCGTTTGTCTCCTTTAAAACCCGATGGGCTGCTGCGGTTTGTGCTCAGACTCAACAGACACGAAACCCAACCCAATGGCTGACTGAATGGGCTCCAGAACCGCGTGATGTGTATTGGTCAAATCTTGCTATTCCATATGTTTCTCTGACAGTAAGGAGGTTGATCATGCATgttgccttcttcttccttaccttcttcttcattatccccaTCGCGTTTGTTCAATCTCTTGCTACCATTGAAGGGATTGAGAAAGCTGCTCCGTTCTTGAAGTTTATTGTTGAAGagtgagtttcttcttcttcttcttcttcttcttcacattctaTTTTATTGATGTTGAACAAACTGAAACATTACTAATGTTGGACTGacgattggtttggtttttttatgcAGTAAATTCATGAAATCAGTGATACAAGGTTTCCTACCGGGTATTGCACTGAAGCTTTTCCTTGCCTTTCTTCCATCCATTCTGATGATCATGTCTAAATTTGAAGGCTTTACGTCGATCTCATCTTTAGAGAGACGATCGGCGTTTCGATATTACATTTTCAACTTAGTGAACGTCTTTCTTGCAAGCGTTATCACTGGAGCTGCGTTTGAACAGCTTAACTCTTTCCTCAACCAGTCCCCAAACCAAATCCCCAAGACCATTGGTGTGGCGATACCGATGAAAGCAACTTTCTTCATAACTTATATAATGGTTGACGGTTGGGCAGGAGTTGCTGGGGAGATTCTAATGCTGAAACCTCTGATCATGTTCCATCTTAAAAACGCCTTCTTGGTTAAGACTGAGAAAGACAGAGAGGAAGCAATGGACCCGGGAAGCATTGGTTTTAACACTGGTGAGCCTCGGATACAGCTCTACTTCCTACTCGGTCTTGTTTA
The sequence above is a segment of the Camelina sativa cultivar DH55 chromosome 10, Cs, whole genome shotgun sequence genome. Coding sequences within it:
- the LOC104718103 gene encoding calcium permeable stress-gated cation channel 1-like, with the translated sequence MATLQDIGVSAGINILSAFVFFIIFAVLRLQPFNDRVYFSKWYLKGIRSSPARGGAFAQRFVNLDFRSYMKFLNWMPEALKMPEPELIDHAGLDSVVYLRIYWLGLKIFAPIAVLAWAVLVPVNWTNNTLEMAKHLRNVTSSDIDKLSVSNIPEYSVRFWTHIVMAYAFTIWTCYVLMKEYETIANMRLQFVASEARRPDQFTVLVRNVPPDADESVSELVEHFFLVNHPDNYLTHQVVCNANKLADLVKEKKKLQNWLDYYQLKYARNNTQRIVVKLGFHGLWGKKVDAIEHYIAEIDKISKEIGKEREEVVNDPKSIMPAAFVSFKTRWAAAVCAQTQQTRNPTQWLTEWAPEPRDVYWSNLAIPYVSLTVRRLIMHVAFFFLTFFFIIPIAFVQSLATIEGIEKAAPFLKFIVEDKFMKSVIQGFLPGIALKLFLAFLPSILMIMSKFEGFTSISSLERRSAFRYYIFNLVNVFLASVITGAAFEQLNSFLNQSPNQIPKTIGVAIPMKATFFITYIMVDGWAGVAGEILMLKPLIMFHLKNAFLVKTEKDREEAMDPGSIGFNTGEPRIQLYFLLGLVYAPVTPMLLPFILVFFALAYIVYRHQIINVYNQEYESAAAFWPDVHGRVIAALVISQLLLMGLLGTKHAALAAPFLIALPVLTIGFHHFCKGRYEPAFIRYPLQEAMMKDTLETAREPNLNLKGYLQNAYIHPVFKGDEDDDDIDDKLGKFEDEAIIVPTKRQSRRNTPAPSRISGESSPSLPFSGKLV